Proteins encoded within one genomic window of Streptomyces sp. NBC_01314:
- a CDS encoding CaiB/BaiF CoA transferase family protein, translating into MSTQHHAPDGSADTVGGAGRGALEGLRIADFSRVLAGPYATMLLADLGADVVKVERPGIGDDTRAWHPPADHDGTSTYFLSVNRNKRSVVLDLTTDAGLERARALVAESDVVVENFRPGTMERLGLGHRELRARHPELVYCSISGFGSGAGAAIPGYDLLVQAVGGLMSVTGDAAGEPVKAGVALVDVITGLHASLGILAALRHRDATGEGQHVEVNLLTSLLSAMVNQASAYAVAGVVPGRMGNAHPSIAPYETFPTADRSIAIAVGNDRQFGALADLVGDPGLALDDRFRTNADRVAHRAELRDILTRRLGAAGADHWSAVLLAAGVPAGAVNTLDEAFAFAQRLGLPGIVDIPAASADGVDRAEGRPFRQVASPIALSGTPARYRLPPPRLGQHTAEILHRPSGHDHASAPNEAVG; encoded by the coding sequence GTGAGCACCCAGCACCATGCGCCGGACGGATCGGCCGACACTGTCGGGGGAGCGGGGCGCGGCGCGCTGGAGGGTCTGCGGATCGCCGACTTCTCCCGGGTTCTCGCGGGGCCCTACGCCACCATGCTCCTCGCCGACCTCGGGGCGGACGTGGTGAAGGTCGAACGGCCGGGCATCGGGGACGACACCCGGGCCTGGCACCCTCCGGCGGACCACGACGGCACCTCCACCTATTTCCTGAGCGTCAACCGGAACAAGCGGTCCGTCGTCCTGGACCTCACGACCGACGCCGGCCTCGAACGGGCCCGCGCCCTGGTCGCCGAATCCGACGTGGTGGTGGAGAACTTCCGTCCCGGCACGATGGAACGGCTCGGGCTCGGACATCGCGAACTCCGAGCCCGGCACCCGGAGTTGGTCTACTGCTCGATCAGCGGTTTCGGTAGCGGTGCGGGCGCGGCGATCCCCGGATACGACCTGCTCGTACAGGCCGTCGGCGGGCTGATGAGCGTGACCGGGGACGCGGCCGGGGAGCCGGTGAAGGCGGGTGTGGCTCTGGTCGATGTGATCACCGGCCTGCACGCCTCGCTGGGCATCCTCGCGGCCCTCCGGCACCGGGACGCCACCGGGGAGGGACAGCACGTGGAGGTGAACCTCCTCACCTCACTGCTGTCGGCCATGGTCAACCAGGCGTCGGCGTACGCGGTCGCCGGTGTGGTTCCGGGGCGTATGGGCAACGCGCATCCGAGCATCGCCCCGTACGAGACCTTCCCCACCGCCGACCGTTCGATCGCCATCGCGGTGGGCAACGACCGGCAGTTCGGGGCGCTCGCCGACCTCGTCGGGGATCCCGGTCTCGCGCTCGACGACCGCTTCCGCACGAATGCCGACCGGGTCGCCCACCGCGCCGAACTGCGGGACATCCTGACGCGGCGGCTGGGCGCCGCCGGCGCCGACCACTGGTCGGCCGTCCTGCTGGCCGCGGGGGTGCCCGCCGGAGCGGTCAACACCCTCGACGAGGCGTTCGCCTTCGCCCAGCGGCTCGGCCTCCCCGGCATCGTCGACATCCCCGCCGCGTCCGCCGACGGAGTGGACCGGGCAGAGGGCAGACCCTTCCGCCAGGTCGCCAGTCCCATCGCACTGAGCGGCACACCCGCGCGGTACCGACTGCCGCCACCGCGCCTGGGCCAGCACACCGCGGAGATTCTGCACCGCCCTTCCGGCCACGACCACGCCTCCGCGCCGAACGAAGCGGTCGGCTGA
- a CDS encoding acyl-CoA dehydrogenase family protein produces the protein MSGAKPMKDPLDLLDLSSTLTSEEREIQATVAKFLADRVRPHIGEWFENAHFARELAPELGKLGVLGMHLEGYGCAGTNAVSYGLACLELEAADSGFRSFVSVQGSLSMFSIWKWGSEEQKQEWLPRLAAGEAIGCFGLTEPDFGSNPSGMRTRAVRDGGGDWILNGSKMWITNGGIADVATVWAQTEDGIRGFLVPRGTPGFTTQDIKQKMSLRASITSELYFDNVRLPDAARLPLAQGLRGPLSCLNEARFGILFGAVGAARDSIQAAIEYADSRVQFDKPISAFQLTQKKLTDMSVSVGNAALLAIHLGRLKDQHRIRPEQISVGKLNNVREAIAIARECRTILGANGISLEYSPLRHANNLESVLTYEGTSEMHTLVVGQALTGQAAFR, from the coding sequence ATGAGCGGCGCCAAGCCGATGAAGGACCCCCTCGACCTGCTCGACCTCTCCTCCACCCTCACCAGTGAGGAACGCGAGATCCAGGCCACCGTCGCCAAGTTCCTCGCCGACCGGGTGCGCCCGCACATCGGCGAGTGGTTCGAGAACGCGCACTTCGCGCGCGAACTCGCCCCGGAACTAGGCAAATTGGGTGTGCTCGGCATGCACCTGGAAGGGTATGGCTGCGCCGGGACGAACGCGGTCAGCTACGGCCTCGCCTGCCTGGAGCTGGAGGCGGCGGACTCCGGATTCCGCAGCTTCGTGTCCGTGCAGGGCTCGCTGTCGATGTTCTCCATCTGGAAGTGGGGTTCGGAGGAGCAGAAGCAGGAGTGGCTGCCCCGGCTCGCCGCCGGTGAGGCGATCGGCTGCTTCGGCCTGACCGAGCCCGACTTCGGCAGCAACCCCTCCGGGATGCGCACCAGGGCCGTCCGCGACGGTGGGGGAGACTGGATCCTCAACGGCTCCAAGATGTGGATCACCAACGGCGGCATCGCCGACGTGGCCACCGTCTGGGCGCAGACCGAGGACGGCATCCGCGGCTTCCTCGTCCCGCGCGGGACGCCCGGCTTCACCACGCAGGACATCAAGCAGAAGATGTCCCTGCGCGCCTCGATCACCTCGGAGCTGTACTTCGACAACGTACGGCTGCCCGACGCGGCGCGACTGCCGCTCGCCCAGGGCCTGCGCGGACCGCTGTCCTGCCTGAACGAGGCCCGCTTCGGCATCCTGTTCGGCGCGGTCGGCGCGGCCCGCGACTCCATCCAGGCGGCCATCGAGTACGCCGACTCCCGCGTGCAGTTCGACAAGCCGATCAGCGCCTTCCAACTCACCCAGAAGAAGCTCACCGACATGAGTGTCTCCGTGGGCAACGCCGCACTGCTCGCCATCCACCTCGGCCGGCTCAAGGACCAGCACCGCATCAGGCCCGAGCAGATCAGCGTCGGCAAGCTCAACAACGTCCGCGAAGCGATCGCCATCGCACGGGAGTGCCGCACCATCCTCGGAGCCAACGGCATCTCCCTGGAGTACTCGCCGCTGCGCCACGCCAACAACCTGGAGTCCGTCCTGACCTACGAAGGCACCAGTGAGATGCACACCCTGGTCGTCGGGCAGGCGCTCACCGGCCAGGCGGCGTTCCGCTGA
- a CDS encoding electron transfer flavoprotein subunit beta, with translation MPVNIVVLVKQVPDTGAERTLSQTDHRLDREDADLVLDEINERAAEEALSLKETMKETTDAHITVVSMGPDSALEAIRKVLAMGADRGIHICDDRLRGADVLTTAKVLAAAVRTVEDVDLVLAGDTTTDGRASAVPAVVADLLALPQVTHVRKLDVDAGRVRAERETENGEATLEAPLPALVSVTEKINEPRYPSFKGIMAAKKKPVDTVDLDDLFPDADDAGFLVTRTRVLEAVPRPPRSAGTRVTDDGSAGRQLAVYLIAQKLV, from the coding sequence ATGCCCGTGAACATCGTGGTACTCGTCAAGCAGGTCCCGGACACCGGGGCCGAACGCACCCTGTCCCAGACCGACCACCGCCTCGACCGGGAGGACGCCGACCTGGTCCTGGACGAGATCAACGAGCGCGCCGCCGAAGAGGCCCTGAGTCTGAAGGAGACGATGAAGGAGACGACGGACGCCCACATCACCGTCGTCTCCATGGGACCCGACTCCGCGCTCGAAGCCATCCGCAAGGTCCTGGCGATGGGCGCCGACCGGGGCATCCACATCTGCGACGACCGCCTGCGCGGCGCGGACGTACTGACCACCGCGAAGGTTCTGGCGGCCGCCGTGCGGACGGTGGAGGACGTCGACCTGGTCCTCGCCGGCGACACGACCACCGACGGTCGGGCGAGCGCGGTCCCGGCCGTCGTCGCGGACCTGCTCGCCCTGCCGCAGGTGACCCACGTCCGGAAGCTCGATGTGGACGCAGGGCGGGTGCGCGCCGAGCGCGAGACCGAGAACGGCGAGGCGACGCTGGAAGCACCGCTGCCCGCGCTGGTCAGCGTCACCGAGAAGATCAACGAGCCGCGCTACCCCTCGTTCAAGGGGATCATGGCCGCCAAGAAGAAGCCGGTGGACACGGTCGACCTCGACGACCTGTTTCCCGACGCCGACGATGCCGGATTCCTCGTGACGCGCACCCGTGTGCTGGAAGCCGTCCCGCGTCCCCCACGGTCAGCCGGAACCCGCGTCACGGACGACGGCTCGGCCGGCCGACAGCTCGCCGTGTACCTGATCGCCCAGAAGCTCGTCTGA
- a CDS encoding electron transfer flavoprotein subunit alpha/FixB family protein: MPDVLVLVDHDGERVNKSTYELLAAARRLGDPAAVVVGTPGTTARLSKSLARYGAVSVHAAESTEAAEFLVTPAVDALELAVRETSPAAVLASATTDGGEVAARLAARLEAGLLIDAVDLDASGVVTQIVFGGSYTVRSQVTRGMPVVTVRPGAFEPEENPGGAVERTLTLPTVDPTTSARVTDRRAATAGDRPGLTEAVVVVSGGRGVGGADGFEVVEELADAFGGAVGASRAAVDAGYYPHQFQVGQTGKSVSPQLYIALGISGAIQHLAGMQTSKTIVAVNKDPEAPILDLADYAVVGDLFAVAPRLTQEVAVRRALG, encoded by the coding sequence ATGCCCGATGTCCTCGTACTCGTCGACCACGACGGGGAACGTGTCAACAAATCAACATATGAACTCCTGGCTGCCGCGCGGCGGCTGGGAGACCCGGCCGCCGTCGTCGTGGGCACTCCCGGCACGACGGCGCGCCTCAGCAAGTCCCTCGCCCGTTACGGCGCCGTGAGCGTCCACGCGGCGGAGTCCACCGAAGCGGCCGAGTTCCTCGTCACGCCCGCCGTGGACGCCCTGGAGCTCGCGGTGCGTGAAACCTCTCCCGCCGCCGTGCTGGCTTCCGCGACGACGGACGGCGGGGAGGTGGCGGCGCGCCTGGCCGCGCGGCTGGAGGCCGGGTTGCTCATCGACGCGGTCGACCTGGACGCCTCTGGTGTGGTCACTCAGATCGTCTTCGGGGGCTCGTACACCGTGCGCTCCCAGGTCACCCGCGGCATGCCGGTGGTCACCGTGCGCCCAGGGGCCTTCGAGCCGGAGGAGAATCCCGGCGGGGCCGTGGAGCGGACACTGACCCTGCCGACCGTCGATCCCACGACCTCCGCCCGTGTCACGGACCGGCGCGCCGCAACCGCGGGCGACCGGCCCGGGCTCACCGAAGCCGTCGTCGTCGTCTCCGGAGGCCGTGGTGTCGGAGGAGCGGACGGCTTCGAGGTGGTGGAGGAGCTGGCGGACGCCTTCGGAGGCGCTGTGGGCGCCTCGCGTGCCGCGGTGGACGCCGGCTACTACCCGCACCAGTTCCAGGTCGGGCAGACCGGCAAGTCCGTCTCCCCTCAGCTGTACATCGCCCTGGGCATCTCCGGGGCGATCCAGCACCTCGCCGGGATGCAGACGTCCAAGACGATCGTCGCGGTCAACAAGGACCCGGAGGCACCGATCCTCGACCTCGCCGACTACGCCGTGGTGGGCGACCTGTTCGCAGTGGCACCCCGGCTCACGCAGGAAGTCGCCGTCCGCCGCGCCCTCGGTTGA
- a CDS encoding 3-hydroxybutyryl-CoA dehydrogenase codes for MTSIRHVGVVGAGQMGRGITEACARAGLRVTLCDVTEDRARAGLAGVADSLLKAEKRGAITSEARAHALAGVSVTGDLSRLSGSDLVIEAAVEDEEAKTALFRQLDEVVTDPTAVLASNTSSIPIARLAAATGRPESVVGLHFFNPVPVMPLVEVIPSLHTSKATELRVRAFADETLGKKTIVTQDRAGFVVNSLLVPYLLAAVRMVSSGTATAEDIDTGMTAGCAHPMGPLRLADLIGLDTVAAIGEALYEEYREPLYAPPPLLRRMVESGRLGRKSGQGFFSYQAA; via the coding sequence ATGACATCGATCAGGCACGTGGGCGTCGTCGGCGCCGGGCAGATGGGCCGGGGCATCACCGAGGCCTGCGCCCGGGCCGGCCTGCGCGTCACCTTGTGCGACGTGACGGAGGACAGGGCACGCGCCGGTCTGGCCGGCGTGGCGGACTCCCTGCTCAAGGCCGAGAAGCGCGGCGCCATCACCTCGGAGGCCCGCGCCCACGCGCTGGCCGGGGTATCAGTCACCGGCGATCTCTCCCGCCTGTCCGGCTCGGACCTGGTGATCGAGGCGGCCGTGGAGGACGAGGAGGCCAAGACGGCTCTGTTCCGGCAGCTGGACGAGGTGGTCACCGATCCGACCGCCGTGCTGGCCAGCAACACCTCCTCGATCCCCATCGCCCGGCTCGCGGCCGCGACCGGCCGACCCGAGTCGGTGGTCGGCCTGCACTTCTTCAACCCAGTCCCTGTCATGCCGCTGGTCGAGGTGATCCCCTCGCTGCACACCTCGAAGGCCACGGAACTGCGCGTGCGTGCCTTCGCCGACGAGACCCTGGGCAAGAAGACCATCGTCACGCAGGACCGCGCCGGCTTCGTGGTGAACTCCCTCCTGGTTCCCTACCTGTTGGCAGCAGTACGGATGGTCAGCTCCGGCACGGCGACGGCCGAGGACATCGACACAGGGATGACCGCCGGCTGCGCCCACCCCATGGGCCCGCTGCGCCTCGCCGACCTCATCGGTCTCGACACCGTGGCGGCGATAGGCGAGGCGCTGTACGAGGAGTACCGCGAACCGCTGTACGCGCCTCCCCCGCTGCTGCGCCGCATGGTCGAGTCGGGCCGGCTGGGCCGTAAGTCGGGACAGGGGTTCTTCAGCTACCAGGCGGCCTGA